A window of the Oncorhynchus mykiss isolate Arlee chromosome 15, USDA_OmykA_1.1, whole genome shotgun sequence genome harbors these coding sequences:
- the LOC110490579 gene encoding protein BTG1: MHTLCARGTMKPEISAAVGFLSRFLRIKGHVNDRQLQSFSASLQDILSEQYKHHWFPDRPCKGSGYRCIRINHKMDPLVGQAGQRIGLTINQLYLLLPSELTLWVDPFEVSYRIGEDGSICVLYESQPVAPAPSGGSAVTSTPMVDSHISCKEAAGMLGRTSPSKAYNMMTMSS, translated from the exons ATGCATACCCTTTGTGCTCGGGGAACGATGAAACCAGAGATTAGCGCCGCGGTCGGGTTTCTGTCGAGATTTCTGCGGATAAAAGGACACGTAAATGACAGACAGCTTCAATCATTCAGCGCAAGTttacaggatattttgtcag aGCAATACAAGCACCACTGGTTCCCCGACAGGCCCTGCAAGGGCTCGGGCTACCGCTGCATCCGCATCAACCACAAGATGGATCCCCTGGTGGGACAGGCAGGCCAGCGCATCGGCCTGACCATCAATCAGCTCTACCTGCTGCTGCCTAGTGAGCTCACCCTCTGGGTGGACCCCTTCGAGGTGTCCTACCGCATCGGCGAGGACGGCTCCATCTGCGTGCTCTACGAGTCCCAGCCGGTGGCCCCGGCGCCGTCGGGAGGCAGTGCGGTCACCTCGACCCCCATGGTGGACAGTCACATCAGCTGCAAGGAGGCGGCGGGGATGCTGGGCAGGACCAGCCCTTCCAAAGCCTACAACATGATGACTATGTCCAGCTAA